In the Agrococcus sp. Marseille-Q4369 genome, one interval contains:
- a CDS encoding ATP-dependent helicase, with amino-acid sequence MARAVSREAKPDAERILEGLDEQQRLAATTLGGPVAILAGAGTGKTRAITHRIAYGVATGEQVEHASLALTFTSRAAGEMRTRLARLGAGGVQARTFHAAALAQLSHFWPRVTGSRMPKLLPQKASTLADAAAQLRLRLPTAQLRDAAGEIEWRKSQAMTMEDYGVQARVRPLPTGITPEAMIDLHMAYERVKDERRLIDFEDVLLATTGMLEREPVVADEVRSRYRHFTVDEYQDVSPMQQQLLAAWLGDRRDVCVVGDPSQTIYSFAGADPAGLQRFLHEHPDAELVRLERSYRSTGAIVGLSNRLMRGRDALTLEAASGEHGAEPSVTEHASDSAEAAAIAAAVRAQVAAGADPGQIAVLTRFHAQSGLIEQALASVGLSSTVRGSVRFFELPVVKRALMMLRSAPADGRPIFQAVTDIVIGLGYRAEPPSSHGEERAQWDALHALVTLAEETGGTDLPAFAHDLQRRAATEHEPTVAAVTIATIHAAKGLEWQHVHVCGLAEGLLPISHATSLAEVDEERRLLYVAITRAQRSLSLTWARSSGHAVRQPSRFLAELGAGRPAARAGSR; translated from the coding sequence GTGGCTCGCGCGGTGAGCCGCGAGGCGAAGCCCGACGCCGAGCGCATCCTCGAGGGGCTCGACGAGCAGCAGCGGCTCGCGGCGACGACGCTCGGCGGCCCGGTCGCGATCCTCGCGGGCGCCGGCACGGGCAAGACGCGCGCGATCACCCACCGCATCGCCTACGGCGTCGCGACCGGCGAGCAGGTCGAGCACGCGTCGCTCGCGCTCACGTTCACGAGCCGGGCGGCGGGCGAGATGCGCACGCGCCTCGCGCGGCTCGGGGCGGGCGGAGTGCAAGCGCGCACCTTCCACGCGGCGGCGCTCGCGCAGCTCTCGCACTTCTGGCCGCGCGTCACGGGCTCGCGCATGCCGAAGCTGCTGCCGCAGAAGGCGTCGACGCTCGCCGACGCCGCGGCGCAGCTGCGCCTCCGGCTGCCGACCGCGCAGTTGCGCGACGCGGCGGGCGAGATCGAGTGGCGCAAGTCGCAAGCGATGACGATGGAGGACTACGGCGTGCAGGCGCGCGTGCGCCCGCTGCCGACGGGCATCACTCCCGAGGCGATGATCGACCTCCACATGGCGTACGAGCGGGTGAAGGACGAGCGCCGGCTGATCGACTTCGAGGACGTGCTGCTCGCCACGACCGGCATGCTCGAGCGCGAGCCCGTCGTCGCCGACGAGGTGCGCTCGCGCTACCGCCACTTCACGGTCGACGAGTACCAGGACGTCTCGCCCATGCAGCAGCAGCTGCTCGCCGCGTGGCTCGGCGACCGCCGCGACGTGTGCGTCGTCGGCGACCCGAGCCAGACGATCTACTCGTTCGCGGGCGCCGACCCGGCCGGGCTGCAGCGCTTCCTGCACGAGCACCCCGACGCCGAGCTCGTGCGGCTCGAGCGCTCCTACCGCTCGACCGGCGCGATCGTCGGCCTCTCGAATCGGCTCATGCGCGGCCGCGATGCGCTCACGCTCGAGGCCGCATCGGGCGAGCACGGCGCCGAGCCGAGCGTGACCGAGCACGCGAGCGACTCGGCCGAGGCCGCCGCGATCGCCGCGGCGGTGCGCGCGCAGGTCGCCGCGGGCGCCGACCCGGGGCAGATCGCCGTGCTCACGCGCTTCCACGCGCAATCGGGCCTCATCGAGCAGGCACTCGCGTCGGTCGGGCTCTCGTCGACCGTGCGCGGCTCCGTGCGCTTCTTCGAGCTGCCGGTCGTCAAGCGCGCCCTCATGATGCTGCGCAGCGCCCCCGCCGACGGGCGGCCGATCTTCCAAGCCGTCACCGACATCGTCATCGGGCTCGGCTACCGCGCCGAGCCGCCGTCGAGCCACGGCGAGGAGCGCGCCCAGTGGGATGCGCTGCACGCGCTCGTGACGCTCGCGGAGGAGACCGGCGGCACCGACCTGCCCGCCTTCGCGCACGACCTCCAGCGGCGCGCCGCGACGGAGCACGAGCCGACCGTCGCGGCCGTCACGATCGCGACGATCCATGCCGCGAAGGGCCTCGAATGGCAGCACGTGCACGTGTGCGGGCTCGCCGAGGGCCTGCTGCCGATCTCGCACGCCACCTCGCTCGCCGAGGTCGACGAGGAGCGGCGCCTGCTCTACGTCGCGATCACGCGCGCGCAGCGCTCGCTGTCGCTCACGTGGGCCCGCAGCTCCGGCCACGCCGTCAGGCAGCCGTCGCGATTCCTCGCGGAGCTCGGTGCCGGCAGGCCCGCCGCGCGCGCCGGATCGCGCTGA